The Hymenobacter oligotrophus genome has a window encoding:
- a CDS encoding fumarylacetoacetate hydrolase family protein produces the protein MKILCIGRNYAEHIAELNNEVPDEPVIFLKPDTALLQRGMPFFYPEFTQDIHHEIELVLRVCKNGRHIEEHFAHTYYDAVGLGLDLTARDLQSKAKSKGLPWDLAKGFDGSAPLGTTFKPVSEFADPKNINFRLEVNGEVRQQGNSGMMLHDFNKIISYVSRFITLKMGDLIFTGTPSGVGPIKVGDQLTGYIEDEKLLEVAVK, from the coding sequence ATGAAGATTCTCTGCATCGGCCGCAACTACGCCGAACATATTGCCGAGCTGAATAACGAAGTCCCCGACGAGCCCGTCATCTTCCTGAAACCCGATACGGCCCTGCTGCAGCGTGGCATGCCGTTTTTCTACCCCGAGTTCACGCAGGACATCCACCACGAAATTGAACTGGTGCTGCGCGTGTGCAAAAACGGCCGCCACATCGAGGAGCATTTTGCCCACACCTACTACGATGCCGTTGGCCTGGGCCTCGACCTGACGGCCCGCGACTTGCAAAGCAAAGCCAAAAGCAAAGGCCTGCCCTGGGACCTTGCCAAGGGGTTTGATGGCTCGGCGCCCCTAGGCACCACCTTCAAGCCCGTATCGGAGTTTGCCGACCCGAAGAACATCAACTTCCGGCTGGAGGTAAACGGCGAGGTGCGCCAGCAGGGCAACTCCGGCATGATGCTGCACGATTTCAACAAAATCATCAGCTACGTGTCGCGCTTTATCACCCTGAAAATGGGCGACCTGATTTTTACCGGCACGCCCAGCGGCGTGGGCCCCATCAAAGTAGGCGACCAGCTTACGGGCTACATCGAAGACGAAAAGCTGCTCGAAGTAGCCGTGAAGTAA
- a CDS encoding M48 family metallopeptidase, producing the protein MLKNLMLAAAVFAAVSCSTVPITGRSQLNLVSDQEMNAMAAQEYQKVLQSSRLSADAAQTAMVRRVGQRIQQAVEQYFRQNNASAQLEGYQWEFNLIQEDQQNAWCMPGGKVAVYTGILPVTQDEAGLAVVMGHEVAHAVAKHSNERMSQQMATQGLGGVLSTAVGQNPSATQNVFLQAVGVGSQLGLLKYGRNQESEADHLGLIFMAMAGYNPDAAVAFWQRMAAQEQGGNIEFLSTHPSSSTRIADIQRDLPEARKYYTAR; encoded by the coding sequence ATGCTAAAAAATTTGATGCTTGCCGCGGCCGTATTCGCGGCCGTGAGTTGCTCTACGGTGCCCATCACCGGCCGCTCGCAGCTCAACTTGGTGTCCGATCAGGAAATGAACGCCATGGCTGCCCAGGAGTACCAAAAGGTACTGCAATCGAGCCGCCTCTCGGCCGACGCCGCCCAAACCGCCATGGTGCGCCGCGTGGGGCAGCGCATTCAGCAGGCCGTGGAGCAGTACTTCCGCCAAAACAACGCCTCGGCGCAGCTCGAGGGGTACCAGTGGGAGTTCAACTTGATTCAGGAAGACCAGCAAAATGCGTGGTGCATGCCCGGCGGCAAAGTGGCCGTGTACACGGGCATTCTGCCCGTAACGCAAGACGAAGCCGGCCTGGCCGTGGTAATGGGCCACGAGGTGGCCCACGCCGTGGCCAAGCACAGCAACGAGCGCATGAGCCAGCAAATGGCCACGCAAGGCCTCGGGGGCGTGCTCTCCACGGCCGTGGGCCAAAACCCCTCGGCCACGCAAAACGTGTTTTTGCAAGCCGTAGGCGTTGGCTCGCAGCTGGGCCTGCTGAAATATGGCCGCAACCAGGAATCGGAAGCCGACCACCTAGGGCTTATCTTCATGGCCATGGCTGGCTACAACCCCGATGCGGCCGTTGCGTTTTGGCAGCGCATGGCTGCCCAAGAGCAAGGCGGCAACATCGAGTTTCTATCAACCCACCCCTCCAGCTCTACGCGCATAGCCGACATCCAGCGCGATTTGCCGGAGGCGCGTAAGTACTATACTGCCCGCTAG
- a CDS encoding alpha/beta fold hydrolase, with protein sequence MKPTLLLLHGALGSAAQLAPLAQRLAADFAVQSFSFAGHGGRELHPEQFNMTHFAAEVSYFLAEHQLDNVHVFGYSMGGYAAILSAVSDPGRIRSITTLGTKFDWSPEVAAQEVQMLDAEKMQAKVPQFVEHLQRTHGPGNWQAVVTSTAAMMQELGNAPALHELNLSALAIPVQVLVGDGDKTAGVEPSRQFAMYLPTATFDVLPNTPHPLERADMSDLARRISEFAGAAANV encoded by the coding sequence ATGAAACCTACCCTCCTGCTACTCCACGGCGCCCTAGGTTCGGCGGCTCAGCTTGCGCCCCTGGCCCAGCGCCTTGCTGCCGATTTCGCCGTGCAATCCTTCTCGTTCGCCGGCCACGGCGGGCGCGAGCTGCACCCCGAGCAGTTCAACATGACGCACTTTGCCGCCGAGGTAAGCTACTTTTTGGCCGAGCACCAGCTCGACAACGTGCACGTGTTTGGCTACAGCATGGGCGGCTACGCGGCCATTCTGAGCGCCGTGTCCGACCCGGGCCGCATTCGTTCCATCACCACCCTGGGTACCAAATTCGATTGGTCGCCGGAGGTGGCGGCCCAGGAGGTGCAAATGCTGGATGCGGAAAAAATGCAAGCCAAAGTGCCGCAGTTTGTGGAGCACTTGCAGCGCACCCACGGCCCCGGCAACTGGCAGGCGGTGGTAACCTCCACGGCCGCCATGATGCAAGAGCTGGGCAACGCGCCGGCCCTGCACGAGCTAAACCTATCGGCGCTGGCCATTCCGGTGCAGGTGCTGGTGGGCGACGGCGACAAAACTGCCGGCGTAGAGCCCTCGCGGCAATTTGCCATGTATTTGCCCACTGCCACCTTCGATGTGCTGCCCAATACGCCGCACCCCCTCGAGCGAGCCGATATGAGCGACCTAGCCCGCCGCATCAGCGAGTTTGCCGGCGCTGCGGCCAACGTGTAA
- a CDS encoding UDP-N-acetylmuramate--L-alanine ligase has product MALPTYRRVHLIAVGGSIMHNLALALHRQGVHVTGSDDEIFDPARTRLQQAGLLPEQTGWDAGRVTDELDAVIVGMHARPDNPELHRAQELGLRIFSFPEFIYEASKDKQRVVIGGSHGKTSITSIILHVLRHHGRKFDYAVGAQLEGFDLMVKLTDDAPIIIIEGDEYLSSPVDRRPKFHLYQHHIGVISGISWDHINVFPTEENYREQFAIFARMTPKAGVLIYDRDDEQAQLVSVPSNPDVKYVGYGPHEHVIKNGVTSLITKKDELVPMQVFGEHNLRNISAAKEVCKQLGIKGKDFYEAVATFKGAARRLELVKQGATSVVYKDFAHAPSKLKATSAALKKQFPQRRLIACLELHTFSSLNPDFLPQYEGTFDAPDVAVVYFNPQVLAHKRLPPLSDLQVAEAFHRADLRVFTDSRKLADFLQEQNWQNTNLLMMTSGTFDGIDLGKLAGEVTGN; this is encoded by the coding sequence ATGGCTTTACCAACTTATCGGCGCGTCCACCTCATTGCGGTGGGCGGCAGCATTATGCACAACCTGGCCTTGGCCCTGCACCGCCAAGGCGTACACGTAACCGGCTCCGACGACGAGATTTTCGATCCGGCGCGTACCCGCTTGCAGCAAGCCGGCCTATTGCCCGAGCAAACGGGCTGGGATGCCGGCCGCGTTACCGACGAGCTCGACGCGGTGATTGTGGGCATGCACGCCCGCCCCGACAACCCCGAGTTGCACCGGGCCCAGGAGCTGGGCTTGCGCATCTTCTCCTTCCCCGAGTTCATTTACGAAGCCTCGAAGGACAAGCAGCGCGTGGTAATTGGCGGCTCGCACGGCAAAACCAGCATCACCAGCATCATCCTGCACGTGCTGCGCCACCACGGCCGCAAGTTCGACTACGCCGTGGGTGCCCAGCTCGAGGGGTTTGATTTGATGGTGAAACTGACCGACGACGCGCCCATCATCATCATCGAAGGCGACGAATACCTATCGTCGCCCGTCGACCGCCGGCCCAAGTTTCACCTCTACCAGCACCACATCGGGGTTATTTCGGGCATCAGCTGGGACCACATCAACGTGTTCCCGACAGAAGAAAACTACCGCGAGCAGTTTGCCATTTTTGCCCGCATGACGCCCAAAGCCGGCGTGCTCATTTACGACCGCGACGACGAGCAGGCGCAACTGGTAAGCGTGCCCTCGAATCCCGACGTGAAATACGTGGGCTACGGCCCGCACGAGCACGTGATTAAAAACGGCGTCACGTCGCTCATCACCAAGAAAGACGAGCTGGTGCCCATGCAAGTGTTTGGCGAACACAACCTGCGTAACATTTCGGCGGCCAAGGAAGTGTGCAAGCAGCTCGGCATCAAGGGCAAAGACTTTTACGAAGCCGTGGCCACGTTTAAGGGCGCGGCCCGCCGCCTCGAGCTGGTAAAGCAAGGCGCTACTTCGGTGGTGTACAAGGACTTTGCCCACGCGCCCTCGAAACTGAAGGCGACCTCAGCCGCGCTCAAGAAACAATTTCCGCAGCGCCGCCTGATTGCTTGCCTGGAATTGCACACGTTTAGCTCGCTCAACCCCGATTTTCTGCCGCAGTACGAAGGCACTTTCGACGCGCCCGATGTGGCCGTGGTGTACTTCAACCCGCAGGTGCTGGCGCACAAGCGCCTACCCCCGCTCAGCGACCTGCAAGTGGCCGAGGCTTTCCACCGCGCCGATTTGCGCGTGTTTACCGACAGCCGCAAGCTGGCCGACTTTCTGCAGGAGCAAAACTGGCAGAACACCAACTTGCTGATGATGACCTCGGGCACCTTCGATGGCATCGACCTAGGCAAGTTGGCCGGCGAGGTTACGGGCAACTAA